DNA from Sphaeramia orbicularis unplaced genomic scaffold, fSphaOr1.1, whole genome shotgun sequence:
GGTCTGGTGGACTTCCTGTAGACCCTGTGTTTAATCTGTGGTTTATTGGTACCTCTGAACAGAGCGTCCACGGCGTCACAGCTTTGTCTGTCTGCAGCCAGAACACAGATCTGCTGAGCGAACTGAAGCCGGATGTCTCTGAGGGTCAGGTGACCGTCCTCCTGAAACAGGGTCATGGACATGGACACCTTCAGAACTTCAACCAGGTTCAGAACTTCAACCAGGTTCAGACTAATCCAGAACTCACAAGCATTTCCTGCTGAGTTGAATGTGATCCTGTTCTTCTAAACAGGTCCAGGACCATCGGTGGTCTGGACTCTATCATGTACTTTATAAAGGGACATCAGGTCCACTATCTGATGGACCTGCTACAGTCAGGGTTCAAGATCACCTGGTCTCACCTGTTCTGGTCCACCCTCAAGGTCTTGAACCCATGACATGGTCCTCTGAGGTCCGACTGGAAAAACACCTTCAACAAACAATAAAAGTAGAACTGGAACTGAAACCAGACAAAGAACGGACACAAAACCACCAGAACCAAAGTACCAGGAGCTAAAACCAACACGACGACATCAGGAAGAAACGACTTCTTTCAGTTTGTCCTCCACAGAGTTTAGGATGAAGATGAATCAAATACACTTGAACAATGTGAGATCTGTGATCGACAGGGGCTGGAGGTTCTGGAGGTCACTTATTCTTTCATTAAGGTTTACTCGTAACACCTAAAAAAATAACTAGGAAACagcagaggactgaggacagaaccctGAGGAACTCCACTGGTCATATTTTGGATTTACTCACTCAAACTAACTCTAAAACCaagaaaaagtcaaataaaaccaGTCAATTAatttaaacaaaaactaaaacgacTCATCAACTTTGAAAACTTTCATGAtattaaaaatgcaggaaaatgaAACCCTGACATCATTTGAAATTGAaatttgaaagtttttttttaaagtggactTGAGGTGAACCAGAGGGCCCAGACTCATACCcggtttgtcctgttgttgcggTTCTGACGGCGTCTCAGAGGCATCGCAGTGCTGGATCCAGGCCGGGTACGGGACCTCCGGAACGCTGCTGATCTCCGAACAGTCTACCTGGGCTTTGTTACTGGTCAACCAACGAGGGAGGTGGAGCGTAGAGGACTCAGGCTCCGCCCACTCTGAATCTCTGTGTGGAAGCTGATGGACAGGAAACAGGGTCAGAGCTGTGGAGTGGGTTCAAAGGGTTCTGGACCAGCGGAACTCAGAACCTACAGTGTGAACGTCTGCAGGGACCAATGTATGACCCAGGTCTGCCTCAGACCTGGAACTGGTGCCACATCTGTTCACGGTGGAGCTCAAGTCCACATGAGGCCTCGGACCGGATCCTCTGAACCTGAACCACAAAACGCACAGAGGTCACATCAACGGGACAGGAAACGGGACCTTTACTGAGGAGAACCCGGTCTGACCTGCAGGTCCTGAGAGTCCGGATCGGATGAGGATGACCCTGGTTCAGACTGCTGCCGAGTCCTGGTCTAGGACCTGGTCCGAGGGAGGGTCCGGACTGAGACATGAGACCTGAACCGGCACAGACACACTGAAGCTGATCAGTCCTGGTCTTATTGATCATCTATGGTACGTATGAGCGTGGTGCGTTCACAGACCGTGGATAAAAGCCGACGTATGCGTGACCGGCATCGAGCCGTCGACGGGGACGGACAGAAGCTCGTCCGTCGTCATGGAGAGTCTGTCTCTGTTGCCGCGATGACGGAGGGAGCTGACGGGGAGGTTGAGGAAGTTCAGCTCCACATCAGTCAAACGTTCTCTGAGAACTGGACCAAAGAACAAAGGTCACATGGTCAGatgcacctgaacacaacaccaGGAAATGGTCACATGGTCAGatgcacctgaacacaacaccaGGAAATGGTCACATGGTCAGATGCacctgaacaccccccccccccacccccccgccggtCACCTACCGTCTTTGTTTCTCAGTCGGGTTCTGCTCTGGGGTAAGACCAGACGTCCAACAGATTGTTCTGTGTCCACACGACTGCGCTCAAAGTCTGAGATGTAGGCGTCGAGGGCCGCAGACGCCGACTCGTACTCCTACGACCACCGGACGATTGATCAGTCAATCAAAGAGATGCAATTAGGCAACAACTCAACAGACTTTCTCCAGAATTAGCACAAATGGAGGCTGTGGGTTAGGGTTCATCAAAGgagtgaacccagacccagacccagaccccctGTCCCTGGTCCATGTCAGCTGATCATCATGTTCTTCTCATTTATCGACTGTCAAACTCCTGTGTATTTGATATATTCACAGATTTACTATTTTCTTTTCccctttgatttatttatttttattatttatctggttatttatttatttatttactcacttatttatgtatttacttctttattttttgtttatcttttttctagaagcagtagagcgCGTGCAGACCTTGTCTCTGTATGTGTAGGTGGTGATGCGTTCAGGGTCCCTCAGACCACTCCTCAGATGACCTGAACTGGACAACAGAGACGTGACTGTGGACTCTGGAGACAGGAGGTCACTGAACACAGCACTGGAGCCCAtctgtaaacataaacaaaacagactgtaaacataaacaaaaacagactgtaaacataaacaaaacagactgtaaacataaacaaaacagactgtaaacataaacaaaaacagactgtaaacataaacaaaacagactgtaaacataaacaaaacagactgtaaacataaacaaaacagactgtaaacataaacaaaaagactgtaaacataaacaaaacagactgtaaacaaacaaaacagactgtaaacataaacaaaacagactgtaaacataaacaaaacagactgtaaacataaacaaaaatagactgtaaacataaacaaaacagactgtaaacataaacaaaaatagactgtaaacaaacaaaacagactgtaaacataagcaaaaacagactgtaaacataaacaaaatagactgtaaacaaacaaaacatactgtaaacaaacaaaacagactgtaaacataaagaaaaaacagactgtaaacataaagaaaaaacagactgtaaacataaacaaaaatagactgtaaacaaacaaaacagactgtaaacaaacaaaacagactgtaaatataaacaaaaacagactgtaaacataaTCAAAACAGAcggtaaacataaacaaaacagactgtaaacaaacaaaacagactgtaaacaaacaaaacagactgtaaacataaacaaaaacagactgtaaacaaacaaaacagactgtaaatataaacaa
Protein-coding regions in this window:
- the cunh18orf54 gene encoding lung adenoma susceptibility protein 2 — its product is MGSSAVFSDLLSPESTVTSLLSSSGHLRSGLRDPERITTYTYRDKEYESASAALDAYISDFERSRVDTEQSVGRLVLPQSRTRLRNKDVLRERLTDVELNFLNLPVSSLRHRGNRDRLSMTTDELLSVPVDGSMPVTHTSAFIHGLMSQSGPSLGPGPRPGLGSSLNQGHPHPIRTLRTCRFRGSGPRPHVDLSSTVNRCGTSSRSEADLGHTLVPADVHTLPHRDSEWAEPESSTLHLPRWLTSNKAQVDCSEISSVPEVPYPAWIQHCDASETPSEPQQQDKPGVFPVGPQRTMSWVQDLEGGPEQEDGHLTLRDIRLQFAQQICVLAADRQSCDAVDALFRENRIQSLIQKADQVLDSLSQSSTGAPDGLQDPGPDGLQDLGPDGLQDPGPDGLQDPVSPVHTDDLLITNSSLSGSWKLSVDQDSSALQRPPSVSSGLHGNQTQLGPVEALKQMLFRLQAVEAELQRRRPPPSQKQGSDLDGVTGGPSLQRALHHLRRLKLLVDESARKRTRDHLERDPDRDLERDLHLDQDQDLDPDRDLEQDLERDLDLDQDQDQDLVRSSSSSRLICSEQTMTG